CTGTCAACATCAAGGCCTGGAACACTGATATTTCCTAAACGTGTCTATGAAGTGACATCTTCTCTTAAGGGTGTTAGGAGTGAGAAAGACCAAAAGTAAATTATCTTCATGGAAGcatgttgttttcatgttttagtAATATGTGAGTTGCAGAATTAAAGTTGGGTAAGAGTGTCGTGAGGACCCCTCCTCTATTACTGGAAGATTTGATCAGTAACTGGGACCTTGCAAAGGGGGCTTAGTCATAGCATTTCTGTAGGCACAAACTCCATCAGACTAAATGCAAAAAAGGATAGTAAAGGATCGTTTAGCCCTCTTTCCTGAGGGTAATTGGCTTGTTTCTGTTAGAGTTTAATTTATCCTCAGCAAGGGGCCAAATTGGCCTTAATTGTGTCCTAATTATTTGCTTAAATAGATAATCTTTCTCCTATCACCTCTTGATATCTGTGAGAGGTTACTTCTGAGCGCTGCCTAATTTACAAACATCTTTTTTAACTCTTTAAATATTCCTGCATGGACTAGCTTGTTACTATATTATCCCCATTCCTGCATTCGACATCCTTCATGAATTCTGCTGAGGTCTTCTCAACATAAGGAAAATGTTCTCGTATTATATTTTCACTCAGCAATTATTGGTCTCCTTCAAAGTGTAGCCATTTGTTTGAAATCATGAAAGCAGGTCTggctaaaaaaaaagttaaataccaGTCCATTTGGGGAATTTCAAAATTACCATAAGTGAAAAAATTGCCCCTGAAGGACTAAAAAACATTCATTAGAGAAAAATGGACTGGTAAGATTGCCAGTGGATATGGGAGGGGGACATCTAGAAGGTGTCTAGAGTTAGCAATCTCTGACATGTACACGGGGGCATACTCAGAGGATTTCAGTATCTTCTCTGCTGTGGTTCAGTAGCAGGTCCTTGCACCATCTCAGTCTTAACCAAAGAAGGTCATCTTGTCTCATAAAAGTTTTAGGATTCCTGTCAACCTTGAGTATTCTAAGTTAGGGGAAAGTTACTTTGATAGAAAGTGTGGGAGGGAAAAGTTTAGAGAGGGATTCAGAGTAAGGAGACATGATGTTCTAAACTATTTTTACAACCAGTCAAAAGCAGAGAAATGAAACCCTTCCAAAGGAAAATCAGATGTATCACTCATTCTACCTGACCTCACACCTTCTACTGGAGTTAACATTATAAAGTGATGGTGCCATGGCACCAGGAAAACTCACGTGAGGCCGAGCCCAGTTGCCCTACTTCAGGATGTCTGCCAGCTTCTCCTCGTAGTATAGGAAGTTCTCCTGAACGTCCTCCCAGGGCTGAAAGGCCTTGGATTCACCCTCTTCTTGCTCCACAAAATTCTGCCAGACGTATTCGAAGTCCTGGGGCTTCATGATGCGCAGTTTACAGCCAGCCTCCTTCAGCTTCTTCAGAGCAGCCTGGATCTCCGGCTCCTCCCACATGAAGAGTCGCCCCACCAGAATGAGCAGACGCAGGTTCTTGGTCTTGCTAAGGGTTTTGGTAATGCGGTCAGCGCACGCTGCACAGGGGCTGGAGGACACATACCAGGTGACATTGTATCGCACGGCTGGGTCGAAGGCTGGCAGGATGGTGTTGAAGAAAGCTTCCTCTGCATGGGCAGCCGCATGTTCATCCTCTAGGTATCCCCGAGATGCCTGCACTTGGCCCCCCTTGCCCTGTGCTTCAACCACATAGCAGAGGAAGGTCTTGTTCCTCCCGGAACTGTACTCCACATTCCGGAACTGGAATTTAAAGAAGTTGGCAGGCAGCCGTTCTCTGTAGGTCAAGGAGACAAAAGGACAGGAAAGAATGATAAGTTCTTGTTTCTAGAACCAGCCTAGAGTAGGTAGCTCTTCCAGATCAGTATTTCAGATATGCATTCACTCTTACTAGAAATAGGTCTTGCCTGTGGTAACAtaagtgaccaaaaaaaaaaaaaaattaaaaaatccaaaaggGTTTTTCTGAAGGAGAGGAGAATTTGGATTGAGGTGTGCATTCTGGTCATGCTACTAGGAAGGGTCTCCAAACATTGTCTCCACCATCTCTCTTCCAGCACAACACACCCCTACATTTCTAAATCATTGAATCTTTAACCTGCCTATACCTTAGAATCACCTAGAAGACTAAGAATGTTAATGCCTGGGCCTCATGCCAAACCAATTAAACCAGAACATGTAGAGAGTTGGTCTaagcatcagtatttttaaaaagctctttgGATGATTTCAATAAGTGGCCAGGTAAGTAGCAAGCATATAAAATTTCTCAAGacagaacaagacaaagattTTGCAGAacattttatgctttcttttctcttccttgtaaCTCCTGTAAATTGCATCTTGGCGTGAAATGGCCTAAAAGTTGCAATACCATGCTCTCCTAGTGACTACTTCTCAAGTCTGTGTTAACTTTCAGGTAAAGGGATTGTCACATGGTAAGTGTCCAAGAAATTTTGTCTGTGAGGCCAGACTACTCAAGGGTATCTTGGGATAATTAAGCCTGTATTTAGTATTGAGTCACTTCAAAATCTTAAAGGACTTGGTGTCTGCCCTCCAGATGCTTATAATTTAGCAGCTAGATTGCAGCTGGACAGAGAAGATGTGAATGAAACAGCTGAGAACATTACAAGACTGCTAAAATTGAACAGGTACAGTAGGGGAAGTATTATGAAGGTTCTCGAAAGTATGGCCTTGATTCAGGAGGCAGTAGAGAATTGTTACAAGTTcttgagaagaaaaacaatacaagTGATGTCCATGCAAGATTACTGTGGTGGCAATAGGCATATGGTGTGAAGCTGAGGAAAAGCCTCAAATTGAACAAGTCCAGTAGGTGTCTTAGGACACTAGACTTGGTGATGAATTGTGTGGGTGCCTTTGAGGAGGAGATGGATGGTTAGGAAATGAAaacagcaggatttttttttcccagaacatTCTACCATCAGATTTAAGTAGCATGATAGGTCTAAGTATCATATTTAACTATAGCGGGAAAAGGCCaggaattttgaaaattttggtaataacaaggagaagaaaaaagttgaagattgtttttacttttatgtgtatgtgtgtgtttttctaaAATAGGCAAGATTTGTGCAAGTTTGAAggccaaagaaaatgaagttttaataGGAGAGATGAAAAATGTCAGGAGAGGAGGAGATGAGTACCAGCTAGAAAGactcaatgttttcctttttaaaaatgtaatctctCTGGGTACCCCAAGAGATAGCTATGGCACCATTGATTCTACTATTGCCTATCTCCACCTCTTCTCTTTACGCAAAGAATTCACCAGACTCCTTGGGCTGCAGGGGAATCCCTGGTATCCCAGGGCCTTGGCTGCCTAGGGATAAGCAGCAGATGCCAAAGATAAGAGTAAACTTGACTTATTTCCCTGCAGGATTCCCTCACCCCCGCCCATCACCAAAATGTGTCCACCACCCAAGTTTCCATGTCCCTTGCTGTCAGGTTTGTTTTCCACTGTGGAGATGGATGTGTTTGAGGACCCAGCCCCAGGATTCCTTCAGGTACTATACTTAGCTCTCTAAGCCCCTCTGTGCCTAGTTGGAGGTGTTTATTGTTTAGTTAACATTTTAGGAGAATGGATCGCCTGATGTTTCCCTGGTCCTCTTCTCAAACCCTCTTAGGCATTCACTTATAGTGAGTGCTCCCTAAAGGTACTCACCCTACCAGACCACTCCTGAACTTTACCAGTTGCCAAATGGTCCCTTCAGTTCCTGGATTGTCTTTTTGCTTTTGAGAAGCACAGAGCTTACCTTTCCTGCCCAAACTTGCTCTTCAAGCCCTTTTGCCCCCCTCCCCAAGTCTAATCCAGGGCCACCTATATGATGGATTGTCAGGTGGAACCCTTGCAAGTATTCATGGCTACTCAAATAGCTTGGAGGCTTAAACAGTAGTTGCCGTGTGGtccctcttttccttctggaGCTCCCAAAAGCACAGCTCCAACTTTGCTCAGTATAGTTCAGCTGAAAGTATGAATTTAGGCCAGTGTGAATTTGGCCCAGCATGCAAT
Above is a genomic segment from Piliocolobus tephrosceles isolate RC106 chromosome 5, ASM277652v3, whole genome shotgun sequence containing:
- the APOBEC2 gene encoding C->U-editing enzyme APOBEC-2; its protein translation is MAQKEEAAAAAEAASQNGEDLENLDDPEKLKELIELPPFEIVTGERLPANFFKFQFRNVEYSSGRNKTFLCYVVEAQGKGGQVQASRGYLEDEHAAAHAEEAFFNTILPAFDPAVRYNVTWYVSSSPCAACADRITKTLSKTKNLRLLILVGRLFMWEEPEIQAALKKLKEAGCKLRIMKPQDFEYVWQNFVEQEEGESKAFQPWEDVQENFLYYEEKLADILK